One genomic segment of Aquamicrobium lusatiense includes these proteins:
- the rsmA gene encoding 16S rRNA (adenine(1518)-N(6)/adenine(1519)-N(6))-dimethyltransferase RsmA, with the protein MSFDGLPPLREVIDRYELRAKKALGQNFLLDLNITGKIARVAGDLSDVTVIEVGPGPGGLTRALLAHGARRVVAIEKDERCLAALDEISKHYPGRLHVVPGDALKTDFATLAEPGSPVRIVANLPYNVGTELLVRWLTVPQWPPFYQSMTLMFQREVAMRIVAEPGSEAYGRLGVLAGWRTRARIAFDLPPQAFTPPPKVTSSVVHLEPRAEPLPADVRTLGRLTEAAFGQRRKMLRQSLKSLGGEILLESVGIDPTRRAETLSVEEFVRLANAV; encoded by the coding sequence TTGAGCTTCGATGGCCTCCCACCCTTGCGAGAAGTGATCGACCGCTACGAGTTGCGGGCGAAGAAAGCGCTTGGGCAGAATTTTCTTCTCGACCTGAATATTACCGGCAAGATTGCGCGCGTCGCCGGTGATCTGAGTGATGTGACCGTCATCGAGGTCGGTCCCGGGCCGGGCGGGCTGACCCGTGCGCTCCTCGCTCACGGCGCGAGGCGCGTCGTCGCCATCGAAAAGGACGAGCGCTGCCTCGCTGCGCTGGACGAAATCTCGAAGCATTATCCGGGCCGCCTGCATGTGGTTCCGGGCGATGCCCTGAAGACGGATTTCGCTACGCTTGCCGAACCCGGCTCCCCTGTCAGGATCGTGGCCAACCTGCCCTACAATGTCGGCACCGAGTTGCTGGTTCGCTGGCTGACAGTGCCGCAATGGCCGCCTTTTTATCAGTCAATGACGCTGATGTTCCAGCGCGAGGTGGCCATGCGCATCGTGGCGGAACCGGGCAGCGAGGCTTACGGCCGGCTGGGCGTTCTGGCCGGATGGCGCACCCGGGCGCGCATCGCCTTCGATCTGCCGCCGCAGGCTTTTACGCCACCACCGAAGGTAACCTCATCGGTCGTCCATCTGGAGCCTCGGGCAGAACCGCTTCCAGCAGACGTCCGCACGCTTGGCCGCCTCACCGAAGCTGCCTTCGGTCAGCGTCGCAAGATGCTGCGTCAGAGCCTCAAATCACTGGGCGGCGAGATCCTGCTGGAGAGCGTGGGCATCGATCCCACGCGCCGGGCAGAGACGCTAAGCGTGGAAGAGTTCGTGCGCCTCGCCAACGCCGTCTGA
- the fabG gene encoding 3-oxoacyl-[acyl-carrier-protein] reductase: protein MFDLTGRKALVTGATGGIGEAIARVLHAQGAVVGLHGTRVEKLETLASELGERVKLFPANLSDASEVKELGQKAEAELEGVDILVNNAGITRDGLFVRMSDADWDDVINVNLSAVFRLTRELTHPMMRRRHGRIINISSVVGVTGNPGQANYCASKAGIIGFSKSLAQEIATRNITVNCVAPGFIESAMTDKLNDKQKETIMSAIPARRMGTGDEVASAVAYLASNEAAYVTGQTIHVNGGMAMI, encoded by the coding sequence ATGTTTGATCTGACAGGCCGCAAGGCGCTGGTAACGGGTGCGACAGGCGGAATCGGCGAAGCGATCGCGCGCGTGCTTCACGCGCAGGGCGCCGTTGTCGGCCTGCATGGCACGCGCGTCGAAAAACTTGAAACGCTGGCCAGTGAGCTTGGCGAGCGCGTAAAGCTCTTTCCGGCCAACCTGTCCGATGCCAGCGAGGTCAAGGAACTCGGCCAGAAAGCTGAAGCAGAACTTGAAGGCGTGGATATCCTCGTCAACAATGCCGGCATCACCCGCGATGGCCTGTTCGTGCGCATGAGCGATGCAGACTGGGACGACGTCATCAACGTCAATCTGTCGGCCGTGTTCCGCCTCACCCGAGAGCTGACCCATCCGATGATGCGCCGCCGCCATGGCCGCATCATCAACATCAGCTCCGTTGTCGGCGTTACGGGAAATCCGGGCCAGGCCAACTATTGCGCCTCGAAGGCGGGCATCATCGGCTTCTCCAAGTCGCTGGCGCAGGAGATCGCAACCCGCAACATCACGGTCAACTGCGTTGCGCCGGGCTTCATCGAATCGGCGATGACCGACAAGCTCAACGACAAGCAGAAAGAGACCATCATGTCGGCCATCCCGGCCCGGCGTATGGGAACGGGCGACGAAGTCGCCTCCGCAGTTGCTTATCTCGCCTCGAATGAGGCCGCCTACGTCACCGGCCAGACGATTCATGTGAATGGCGGCATGGCGATGATCTAG
- the fabF gene encoding beta-ketoacyl-ACP synthase II, giving the protein MRRVVVTGLGLLSPFGMGYEHGWKELLSARSAARRVTEFEVDDLACKIAHIIPRGDGTNGTFNPESVLEAKELRKIGEFILYGIAAADEALKDSGWEPKTEEERCASGVMIGSGIGGIEGIAENSIILKERGPRRISPFFIPGQIINLVSGQVSIRHGFKGPNHAVVTACSTGAHAIGDAARLIMFGDADVMLAGGAEAPVNRLSLAGFAACRALSTERNDTPEQASRPYDRDRDGFVMGEGAGVVVLEELEHARARGARIYAEVVGYGLTGDAYHITAPAEDGDGAFRCMTAALKRANLRPSDIDYINAHGTSTMADTIELGAVERLVGDAASKISMSSTKSSIGHLLGAAGAAEAIFSILAIRDNIAPATINLDNPERETAIDLVPNKPRQQQIDVALSNSFGFGGTNASLVFQRYNG; this is encoded by the coding sequence ATGCGGCGCGTTGTCGTTACGGGTCTTGGCCTGCTTTCGCCTTTCGGAATGGGTTACGAGCACGGATGGAAGGAACTTCTGTCCGCCCGCAGTGCGGCCCGCCGTGTGACCGAATTTGAAGTGGACGATCTTGCCTGCAAGATCGCCCACATCATTCCCCGTGGTGACGGGACGAACGGTACCTTCAATCCGGAATCCGTTCTCGAAGCCAAGGAACTGCGCAAGATCGGTGAGTTCATCCTCTACGGGATCGCGGCTGCCGACGAAGCGCTGAAGGATTCCGGCTGGGAGCCGAAGACCGAGGAGGAGCGTTGCGCCTCAGGCGTCATGATCGGCTCCGGCATCGGCGGCATCGAAGGCATTGCCGAGAATTCCATCATATTGAAGGAGCGCGGTCCGCGCCGTATCAGCCCCTTCTTCATTCCCGGACAGATTATCAATCTGGTGTCCGGGCAGGTTTCCATCCGGCACGGCTTCAAGGGCCCCAACCACGCAGTGGTGACGGCATGCTCGACCGGCGCGCACGCCATTGGCGACGCCGCACGGCTGATCATGTTCGGCGATGCGGATGTGATGCTGGCCGGTGGCGCCGAAGCGCCGGTTAACCGCCTTTCTCTGGCGGGTTTCGCGGCTTGCCGTGCCCTTTCCACCGAACGCAATGACACGCCTGAACAGGCGTCCCGCCCCTACGATCGCGACCGTGACGGTTTCGTCATGGGCGAGGGCGCCGGCGTCGTGGTTCTGGAAGAACTGGAGCATGCCAGGGCGCGCGGTGCGCGGATCTACGCCGAAGTGGTCGGCTACGGTCTCACCGGCGATGCCTATCACATTACGGCTCCCGCCGAAGATGGCGACGGCGCGTTCCGCTGCATGACGGCCGCACTGAAGCGTGCGAACCTCAGGCCTTCCGACATCGATTACATCAACGCCCATGGCACATCGACCATGGCGGATACGATCGAGCTTGGCGCCGTCGAGCGGCTGGTCGGCGATGCTGCCTCGAAGATTTCCATGTCCTCGACGAAATCGTCGATTGGTCACCTCCTCGGTGCAGCGGGTGCAGCCGAGGCGATCTTCTCGATTCTGGCAATTCGCGACAATATCGCCCCGGCGACCATCAATCTGGACAACCCGGAACGCGAGACGGCGATCGATCTTGTGCCGAACAAGCCGCGTCAGCAGCAGATCGACGTTGCGCTGTCCAACTCCTTCGGGTTCGGCGGCACCAATGCTTCGCTGGTCTTCCAGCGCTATAATGGCTGA
- a CDS encoding peptidylprolyl isomerase, with amino-acid sequence MRKYLLSASLALFVGVTAVAATGVTTPAVASEIKYIVNNMPITTTDIQHRNAFFRLQRRKGDAANEMIEQTLRLAEAQRIGIRISDKQVNDAYARFASSNNMPLAQLDSVMAQSGVTKQHFKDFIRSQMAWNQAIGARYRAEQSGSGLTSQQEAVRNMLKKGGNKPSATEYMLQQVIFVIPPAERKSTMGKRKREAEALRARFNGCANTQQFAKGLIDVTVRDLGRVLAPQLPPEWSDQIKKTKAGGATGVRETERGVEFIGVCSAREVSDDRVAELVLQNENSDADADKLGQKYMEELKKTAKIVRR; translated from the coding sequence ATGCGGAAATATCTTCTCTCTGCAAGCCTTGCCCTTTTCGTCGGTGTGACGGCTGTTGCGGCGACTGGCGTAACCACGCCGGCGGTGGCAAGCGAGATCAAGTATATCGTCAACAATATGCCGATCACGACCACCGATATTCAGCACCGTAACGCCTTTTTCCGTCTGCAAAGGCGTAAGGGCGATGCGGCGAATGAGATGATCGAGCAGACCCTGCGCCTCGCCGAAGCGCAGCGCATCGGCATCCGCATCAGTGACAAGCAGGTCAACGACGCTTACGCCCGCTTTGCTTCAAGCAATAACATGCCGCTGGCACAGCTCGATTCGGTCATGGCGCAATCGGGCGTCACCAAGCAGCATTTCAAGGATTTCATCCGCTCCCAGATGGCCTGGAACCAGGCAATCGGCGCGCGCTACCGGGCCGAGCAATCGGGAAGCGGGCTGACCAGCCAGCAGGAAGCCGTGCGCAACATGCTGAAAAAGGGCGGAAACAAGCCCTCGGCGACTGAATACATGCTGCAGCAGGTGATTTTCGTCATCCCGCCGGCGGAGCGCAAGTCGACGATGGGCAAGCGCAAGCGCGAAGCGGAAGCGCTGCGGGCGCGCTTCAATGGCTGCGCCAACACGCAGCAGTTCGCCAAGGGGCTTATCGATGTGACGGTGCGCGATCTCGGTCGCGTTCTTGCTCCGCAATTGCCGCCGGAATGGTCCGATCAGATCAAGAAGACCAAGGCTGGCGGCGCCACCGGCGTTCGCGAAACGGAACGCGGGGTTGAGTTCATCGGCGTTTGCAGCGCGCGCGAGGTTTCTGACGACCGGGTTGCCGAACTGGTGCTTCAGAATGAGAATTCCGATGCCGACGCAGATAAGCTCGGCCAGAAATATATGGAAGAGCTGAAGAAGACGGCCAAGATCGTCCGGCGCTGA
- a CDS encoding acyl carrier protein, translating into MSDTAERVKKIVIEHLGVDADKVTEQASFIDDLGADSLDTVELVMAFEEEFGVEIPDDAAETILTVGDAVKFIDKASA; encoded by the coding sequence ATGAGTGACACCGCAGAGCGCGTCAAGAAGATCGTTATCGAGCATCTCGGCGTTGACGCCGACAAGGTGACGGAGCAGGCCAGCTTCATCGACGATCTGGGCGCAGACAGCCTCGACACGGTCGAGCTCGTCATGGCATTCGAGGAAGAGTTCGGGGTCGAAATCCCGGATGACGCCGCCGAGACGATCCTGACCGTCGGCGATGCCGTCAAGTTCATCGACAAGGCCTCTGCCTGA
- the pdxA gene encoding 4-hydroxythreonine-4-phosphate dehydrogenase PdxA, producing MQRLPLPLAVSIGDPSGIGPEIAIQAWQQRNELRLPAFYLLADPALVAARSKRIGSDVQFAETSPEQSTEAFAHGLPIVALENRLADRPGQPDAANASGIIEAIDRAVEDCFSGKAAAVVTCPIAKKPLYDAGFAFPGHTEYLAYLASQRTGTPVTPVMMLAGPELRTVPVTIHIALSDVPKALTTELIVETAVITARDLQSRFGLSNPRLAISGLNPHAGEDGAMGTEDRDIVAPAIAALKAKGINAFGPLPADTMFHASARAGYDVAICMYHDQALIPAKALAFDEAVNVTLGLPFIRTSPDHGTAFGIAGKGVARPDSFIAALRLAGQMAGSGKMAESA from the coding sequence GTGCAGCGCCTGCCTCTTCCCCTTGCCGTCAGCATTGGTGATCCCTCCGGCATAGGTCCGGAGATCGCCATTCAGGCATGGCAACAGCGCAACGAACTTCGCCTTCCTGCTTTCTATCTGCTGGCCGACCCGGCTCTGGTTGCCGCGCGCAGCAAGCGGATTGGCAGCGATGTTCAGTTCGCCGAAACCTCCCCCGAACAATCGACAGAAGCTTTCGCGCACGGCCTGCCCATTGTTGCGCTTGAGAATCGATTGGCCGACCGCCCGGGACAACCGGATGCCGCCAATGCATCCGGCATCATCGAGGCGATAGACCGTGCGGTTGAAGATTGCTTCTCAGGCAAGGCGGCCGCTGTCGTAACCTGCCCGATAGCCAAGAAGCCGCTCTATGACGCCGGCTTTGCCTTCCCCGGCCACACCGAGTATCTGGCGTATCTGGCTTCCCAGCGGACCGGAACGCCCGTCACGCCGGTGATGATGCTGGCGGGGCCGGAACTGCGAACGGTGCCGGTTACCATCCACATCGCGCTGTCGGATGTGCCCAAAGCGCTGACTACGGAACTCATCGTGGAAACGGCGGTCATCACCGCCCGGGATCTGCAGAGCCGCTTTGGGCTGAGCAACCCGCGCCTTGCGATTTCAGGTCTCAACCCGCATGCCGGCGAGGATGGCGCGATGGGAACGGAAGATCGCGACATCGTAGCGCCCGCCATAGCAGCCTTGAAGGCTAAGGGCATAAATGCTTTCGGCCCCCTGCCTGCCGACACCATGTTTCACGCCAGCGCCCGCGCAGGCTATGATGTGGCGATCTGCATGTATCACGACCAGGCCCTGATACCCGCCAAGGCCCTTGCCTTCGATGAGGCCGTGAACGTCACGCTTGGGCTGCCCTTCATCCGCACCTCGCCGGATCATGGCACCGCGTTCGGCATCGCCGGAAAAGGCGTGGCCCGGCCCGACAGTTTCATTGCGGCACTCAGGCTGGCCGGCCAGATGGCAGGCAGCGGAAAGATGGCGGAATCCGCTTGA
- a CDS encoding YicC/YloC family endoribonuclease translates to MTLQSMTGFARANAEHNGIAIAWEVKSVNGKSAEVRMRLPPGFDRLELAARQAIQKRFARGNFQANLTITRPVGAGVQPSINEAFLRDLAVLAKRMQDDFGAAPPSVDGLLALRGVLELPETVETPEARAALDATIQQTLEAALSQLQQARCEEGEALRKVLGGHLDRIEELTLQAEADPSREVDVIRARLADQVSLLLNSAAGFDEARLHQEAALLATKADIREEIDRLKTHVASGRSLLVSGGAIGRKLDFLAQEFNRESNTLCSKSNAASITAIGLELKAVIDQFREQVQNLE, encoded by the coding sequence ATGACCCTGCAGAGCATGACCGGTTTCGCCCGCGCAAACGCCGAGCATAATGGCATTGCCATCGCCTGGGAGGTGAAGTCCGTCAATGGCAAGAGCGCCGAGGTGCGGATGCGTTTGCCTCCCGGCTTCGACCGGCTGGAACTGGCGGCTCGTCAGGCGATCCAGAAACGATTTGCACGCGGGAACTTTCAGGCCAACCTGACCATAACGCGGCCCGTGGGGGCTGGCGTACAGCCTTCGATCAATGAAGCTTTTCTCCGCGATCTTGCTGTCCTCGCCAAGCGGATGCAGGACGATTTCGGAGCGGCGCCGCCGAGTGTTGACGGCCTTCTCGCCCTGCGGGGCGTTCTGGAGCTTCCGGAAACGGTGGAAACGCCCGAGGCGCGCGCCGCTCTGGATGCGACCATTCAGCAGACGCTTGAAGCAGCGCTTTCGCAGCTTCAGCAGGCCCGATGCGAAGAAGGCGAGGCATTGCGCAAGGTTCTGGGCGGTCATCTTGACCGGATTGAGGAACTGACCCTGCAAGCCGAAGCAGACCCCTCAAGGGAGGTGGATGTCATCCGCGCGCGGCTCGCCGATCAGGTAAGCTTGCTGCTCAATTCTGCCGCAGGCTTCGATGAGGCTCGCCTTCATCAGGAAGCGGCCCTTCTTGCCACCAAAGCCGATATCCGCGAAGAGATCGACAGACTGAAGACGCATGTGGCCTCCGGGCGATCCCTTCTCGTCTCAGGCGGCGCCATTGGCCGGAAGCTCGATTTCCTGGCGCAGGAATTCAATCGCGAATCGAATACCTTGTGCTCTAAATCGAATGCAGCTTCGATCACCGCCATAGGGCTCGAACTCAAGGCAGTCATCGATCAGTTCCGCGAACAGGTTCAAAATCTGGAGTAA
- a CDS encoding LPS-assembly protein LptD, which translates to MRGAVVKNGRFSRLSLLCGVSGLACLMAYGFAPTPAAAQVPDSLTSNIPSDAQMLLESDTLVYDNDSQTVTAVGGVQIDYAGNRLVAQRVEYDRKTQRLIASGSVEIVHSDGTKVHSEHIDITDDFADGFTNALRVETVDKTYFAAESAERMGGVLTTFHNGVYTACEPCEDKPDKPAIWRVKSQKIIWNSQKKTIRFQNSNFEFFGMPIAYLPVFEIADPTVKRKSGFLFPSISYKSELGVGAGIPYYFALSPTYDLTVKGNYYSKQGFLGEAEWRQRFNNGQYSVKIAGIRQQDPEAFKTGTENRGAAGDLNRTRAMMGTQGQFAINSRWDFGWNVLLQTDKNFSRTYGIDNYEQYAHRSEVYLTGLNDRNYFDLRGMKFQIQEDILDSNSSSRNDKQAWVLPSFDYAYIPDASFAGGQLSFNVNARALDRSKLDVSTQRVRGIEGSSGRLTAEAEWKRSFITDGGMVFTPLLAFQADGNYLNASSASLAAINSVASTNGTTADMRSSFFRSMATLGLEWRWPILFSATASSHVLEPTAQLFVRPNEDYVGGLSVPNEDAQSFVFDASTLFERDKFSGYDRIEGGTRANLGFRYVGTFDSGWTTNAMFGQSYHLNGENSFAAPDLVNVGANSGLESDRSDYVGLVGVSGPSGISASLSGRFDEQTWEVRRSEVKLGYNGGPLALSARYAFIQAQPDYGFTEDRHEVAFGGSAQFAENWRVFGSGTYDLEENVMVKNGIGFGYADECFTYLMTYSQTRDRINKEVSQSIGFNITFRTLGDFGSATSNFVQ; encoded by the coding sequence GTGAGGGGGGCGGTTGTGAAAAACGGTCGGTTCAGCCGATTGTCGCTCCTGTGTGGAGTCAGTGGCCTTGCCTGCCTTATGGCGTACGGCTTTGCGCCGACTCCTGCCGCTGCGCAGGTGCCAGACTCCCTGACCTCCAATATCCCTTCGGATGCCCAGATGCTGCTGGAGTCCGATACGCTCGTCTACGATAATGATTCGCAGACAGTGACCGCGGTTGGCGGTGTGCAAATCGACTATGCCGGCAATCGCCTCGTCGCCCAGCGCGTCGAATATGATCGCAAGACCCAGCGGCTGATCGCCAGCGGCAGCGTCGAAATCGTTCACAGCGACGGCACCAAGGTTCATTCCGAACATATCGACATCACCGACGACTTCGCGGACGGTTTTACCAACGCGCTGAGGGTCGAGACCGTTGACAAGACCTATTTCGCTGCAGAAAGCGCCGAGCGCATGGGTGGCGTGCTGACCACCTTCCACAACGGTGTCTACACAGCCTGCGAGCCTTGCGAAGATAAGCCCGACAAGCCCGCCATCTGGCGCGTGAAATCGCAGAAGATCATCTGGAACAGCCAGAAAAAGACGATCCGATTCCAGAACTCCAATTTTGAGTTCTTCGGAATGCCGATCGCATATCTGCCGGTTTTCGAGATTGCCGACCCGACGGTGAAGCGCAAGAGCGGCTTCCTTTTCCCGTCGATTTCCTACAAGTCCGAACTCGGTGTCGGAGCCGGTATCCCCTATTATTTTGCCCTGTCGCCCACCTACGATCTGACGGTCAAAGGCAATTACTACTCCAAACAGGGCTTCCTTGGCGAAGCCGAGTGGCGCCAGCGCTTCAACAATGGCCAGTACAGCGTGAAGATTGCCGGCATCCGCCAGCAGGATCCGGAGGCTTTTAAGACAGGTACTGAAAACAGAGGTGCGGCCGGTGATCTCAACCGAACCCGCGCAATGATGGGCACGCAAGGCCAGTTCGCCATCAATTCGCGCTGGGATTTCGGCTGGAACGTCCTGCTCCAGACAGACAAGAATTTCTCCAGAACCTATGGAATCGACAATTATGAGCAATATGCTCATCGCTCCGAGGTTTATCTGACTGGTCTCAACGACCGGAACTACTTCGACCTGCGTGGCATGAAGTTCCAGATTCAGGAAGATATTCTGGACAGCAATTCAAGCTCGCGTAACGACAAGCAGGCCTGGGTCCTGCCATCGTTTGACTATGCTTATATCCCCGATGCCTCATTTGCCGGCGGACAATTGTCCTTCAACGTGAACGCACGTGCCCTTGATCGCAGTAAGCTGGATGTAAGCACTCAGCGTGTTCGCGGAATCGAAGGCAGCAGCGGACGGTTGACTGCCGAGGCAGAATGGAAGCGATCATTCATCACTGATGGCGGCATGGTGTTCACGCCTCTGCTCGCATTTCAGGCTGATGGAAACTATCTGAATGCTTCGTCAGCATCACTGGCGGCTATAAACAGTGTTGCGAGCACAAACGGCACCACCGCTGACATGCGCTCGTCCTTCTTCCGTTCGATGGCGACGCTTGGCCTCGAATGGCGCTGGCCGATCCTGTTTTCGGCAACCGCTTCCTCGCATGTGCTTGAGCCGACGGCGCAGCTCTTCGTTCGACCCAACGAAGACTATGTCGGCGGTCTTTCCGTGCCCAATGAAGACGCGCAGAGCTTCGTTTTCGATGCCTCCACGCTGTTTGAGCGGGACAAGTTCTCCGGCTACGATCGCATTGAAGGCGGTACGCGCGCCAATCTTGGCTTCCGTTACGTCGGAACCTTCGACAGCGGCTGGACCACCAATGCCATGTTCGGCCAGTCTTACCACCTGAATGGGGAGAACTCGTTCGCGGCGCCTGATCTGGTCAATGTCGGCGCCAATTCAGGCCTCGAAAGCGATCGCTCAGACTATGTCGGTCTTGTCGGCGTGAGCGGCCCGAGCGGCATTTCCGCCTCTCTGAGCGGACGTTTTGATGAACAGACGTGGGAAGTCCGTCGGTCCGAAGTAAAGCTTGGATACAATGGCGGCCCTCTGGCGCTCTCGGCACGTTATGCCTTCATTCAGGCTCAGCCTGACTACGGTTTCACTGAAGATCGCCACGAGGTGGCATTCGGAGGCTCCGCTCAGTTCGCCGAGAACTGGCGCGTGTTCGGCTCCGGCACCTACGATCTTGAGGAGAACGTGATGGTGAAAAACGGTATAGGCTTTGGCTATGCCGATGAGTGCTTCACCTATCTGATGACCTATTCTCAGACGCGTGACCGTATCAACAAGGAAGTTTCGCAAAGCATCGGCTTCAACATCACCTTCCGTACGCTGGGTGATTTCGGTTCGGCCACCAGCAACTTCGTTCAGTAA
- the gmk gene encoding guanylate kinase, producing the protein MPSNNVGSLIRRRGLMLVLSSPSGAGKSTIARNLLESDNQFELSVSVTTRPRRGSEIDGRHYHFRSRREFEILRDNDELLEWAEVHGNFYATPRGPAEKAMAEGRDMLFDIDWQGAQQLREKMRGDIVSIFILPPSMRELKDRLKRRAEDQEAVIETRLKNARDEIEHWTEYDFVVVNDDLDRAFTEVVSIVTAERLRRDRRPGLFDFVSGLMDEDLG; encoded by the coding sequence ATGCCGTCAAATAATGTCGGATCCCTCATCCGTCGGCGGGGGCTGATGCTCGTGCTGTCTTCGCCTTCTGGTGCAGGCAAGTCGACCATTGCGCGGAACCTGCTGGAAAGCGACAATCAGTTCGAGCTTTCGGTCAGCGTCACCACGCGTCCGCGGCGCGGCAGCGAGATCGACGGCCGCCACTATCATTTCCGCAGCCGGCGGGAATTCGAGATCCTGCGCGACAATGACGAATTGCTGGAATGGGCCGAAGTACACGGCAATTTCTACGCGACGCCAAGAGGCCCGGCCGAAAAGGCGATGGCGGAGGGGCGCGACATGCTGTTCGACATCGACTGGCAGGGCGCCCAGCAGTTGCGGGAGAAGATGCGGGGCGACATCGTTTCCATCTTCATTCTGCCGCCGTCGATGCGCGAACTGAAGGACCGCCTGAAGCGGCGTGCCGAGGATCAGGAAGCGGTGATCGAGACGCGTCTCAAAAACGCGCGTGACGAGATCGAACACTGGACCGAGTATGATTTCGTCGTCGTCAACGACGATCTCGACCGGGCTTTCACGGAAGTCGTGTCCATCGTCACCGCCGAGCGGTTGCGCCGCGACCGCCGGCCTGGACTGTTCGATTTCGTTTCCGGGCTGATGGACGAGGATCTGGGCTGA
- the mltG gene encoding endolytic transglycosylase MltG: protein MNTNSGGNEFGQSPTPQNSAPAGAPIVPKTANEALRPEKGTPPPAKRSRRSRSQIVVFLNFVLSLILLVMVGGGLAVYFGKKAFIEPGPSAIGDTLLVKPNTGVSQIAEQLERRGLISDARVFRVGVRVHNNDQALKAGEYEIKPHASMREIMELLKSGKSVTYALTIPEGLTVHQAFERIAAHEALTGDMPSQLPPEGSIATDTLRFTRGATRQQMIDKLLSDQKALVSSIWARRDSDLPLADENEFLTLASIVEKETSRGDERSRIAGVFLNRLRKGMRLQSDPTIIYGLFGGQGKPADRPIYRSDIDKPTPYNTYTINGLPPTPIANPGRASLEAVANPSKTEDLYFVADGTGGHVFAPTLKEHNENVARYRAWQRKQAAEAAGSGQAGENADDPAGNNPTQ from the coding sequence ATGAACACCAATTCTGGAGGCAATGAATTCGGGCAGAGCCCGACGCCGCAGAACTCAGCGCCTGCCGGCGCGCCGATCGTGCCGAAAACGGCGAATGAAGCTCTGCGGCCGGAAAAGGGAACTCCTCCGCCGGCGAAGCGCTCGCGCCGCTCCCGCAGCCAGATCGTGGTTTTCCTCAACTTCGTGCTTTCCCTGATCCTTCTGGTGATGGTGGGTGGTGGCCTTGCCGTCTATTTCGGCAAGAAGGCTTTCATCGAGCCGGGGCCTTCCGCCATCGGCGACACCTTGCTGGTCAAGCCGAATACGGGTGTCTCGCAGATTGCAGAGCAGCTGGAGCGTCGCGGACTTATCAGCGATGCCCGCGTTTTCCGCGTTGGTGTGCGCGTCCATAACAATGATCAGGCGCTGAAGGCGGGCGAATACGAGATCAAGCCGCATGCGTCTATGCGCGAGATCATGGAGCTTCTGAAGAGCGGCAAGTCGGTCACCTACGCGCTGACCATTCCGGAAGGTCTGACGGTTCATCAGGCGTTCGAGCGCATCGCGGCCCATGAGGCTCTTACCGGCGATATGCCGTCGCAGCTTCCTCCTGAAGGCAGCATCGCCACCGATACGTTGCGGTTCACGCGTGGCGCGACGCGCCAGCAGATGATCGACAAGCTTCTTTCCGATCAGAAGGCTTTGGTTTCCTCCATTTGGGCGAGGCGTGATTCCGACCTGCCGCTCGCCGACGAGAACGAATTTTTGACGCTGGCGTCGATCGTCGAAAAGGAAACCTCGCGTGGCGATGAGCGCTCGCGCATTGCCGGGGTGTTCCTCAACCGCCTGCGCAAGGGCATGCGGCTGCAGTCGGATCCGACGATCATCTATGGTCTGTTCGGAGGTCAGGGCAAGCCGGCAGACCGTCCGATCTATCGATCGGATATCGACAAGCCGACACCATACAATACCTACACGATCAACGGTTTGCCGCCGACACCGATCGCCAATCCGGGCAGGGCTTCGCTGGAAGCGGTGGCCAATCCGTCCAAGACGGAAGATCTGTATTTTGTCGCTGATGGCACTGGTGGCCATGTGTTCGCGCCGACGCTCAAGGAGCACAACGAGAATGTTGCGCGTTACCGCGCCTGGCAACGCAAGCAGGCCGCGGAGGCTGCCGGGAGCGGGCAGGCTGGCGAGAATGCCGACGACCCCGCAGGAAACAACCCCACCCAGTAG